In Mangrovivirga cuniculi, the following proteins share a genomic window:
- a CDS encoding c-type cytochrome — MGKLVYETHCKVCHGENAEGTLDTLADFPKYVYPPLAGDDSFNDGAGLHRIITAAEFIKYNMPFGVDYKNPILTDEEAYDVAAYINSLPRPEKKHKERDFPDKKLKPVSTPYGPWTDTFPALQHKYGPFQPIIAYYEQNHKIKKTK, encoded by the coding sequence ATGGGAAAACTGGTATATGAAACCCATTGCAAAGTCTGCCATGGTGAAAATGCCGAAGGCACATTAGACACACTAGCTGATTTCCCAAAATATGTCTACCCTCCACTTGCAGGTGATGACTCATTTAATGATGGCGCCGGATTACACAGGATAATCACCGCGGCAGAATTTATAAAATACAATATGCCTTTTGGAGTCGATTACAAAAACCCGATACTTACTGATGAGGAAGCATATGATGTTGCTGCATATATAAACAGCCTTCCAAGGCCTGAAAAAAAACATAAAGAAAGAGACTTCCCAGATAAAAAGTTAAAACCAGTTTCTACGCCATATGGTCCGTGGACTGATACTTTCCCTGCATTACAGCACAAATATGGGCCATTCCAACCCATCATAGCCTATTATGAACAAAATCATAAAATAAAGAAGACAAAATAA